Genomic segment of Rhodococcus rhodochrous:
GGAGACCCGGCGTCGCCGCGAACCCGGGCACGACTTCGCGGTGGTCCGGCTCGGCGTTCCCGGTGTCGTCGAGGGCGTCGTGATCGACACCGCCTGGTTCACGGGCAACTACCCGCCCTTCGCGTCCGTCGACGGGGTGGACCTCGTCGGCTACCCGACCGATCAGGAGTTGCTGGACGCGCCGTGGGAACCGGTCCTCGAGCGCGTGGCCCTGAAGGGCGACACCGCGAACGCCTTCGCGGTGGACGACGATCGGCGCTGGACGCACCTGCGCCTGAACATCTTTCCCGACGGCGGTGTGGCCCGCTTCCGGGTGCACGGACATGCGCGCCCGGACCCGGCCTTCCTCACGGGCACGATCGATCTCGCAGCCCTCGAGAACGGTGGCGACGTCGTCGCGTGCTCGAACCGTTTCTATTCGTCGCCGCGCAACATCATCGGCCTCGGTCGCTCGCGGCACATGGGGGAGGGCTGGGAGAACGCCCGGCGCCGCGACGACGGCAACGACTACGTGGTGATCCGTCTCGCCGGGCCGGGCTGCGTCGACCACGTCGAGATCGACACCTCCTATTTCGTCGGCAACGCACCGGGAGCGGCGCGCCTGAGCGGAATCCCCAGCGGGGACGCGATGTCCGACGAATCGTCCTGGGCCGAACTCGTGCCGCGGACCGCACTGCTGCCGGACTGCCGGCATCGTTTCCGCGTCGATTCGCCGACGCCGGTGGAGTTCGTGCGGCTCGACGTCTATCCCGACGGCGGCATCGCCCGTCTGCGCGTGAGCGGACGATTGACCTGAGACAGACCTGACGAACGTATTACCCAGGTGACGACGGTGTTCGGCGTCACCGCCGAAGAAGCGGGCCCACCGCGCTACGACGAACCGTTGCGCGGTGGGCAGAAGCCGGACCGGTGTGGGCTGTGCGTGTCACGTCCGGTCGACCGGCGCACCGCTCTTCGGCGAGCGTGCTCCGTCATGGCGCCCCAGATGCCGTGTGTTTCTCCGGCGGCGAGCGCATAATCGCCGCACTCTCCACGAACACTGCAGCTCATGCAGATACTGCATGCCAGCTGCTCCCGACGCGCTCGTGCACCTCGGGTTTCGACTTCGGGTGAAAAGAACATCTCCGCGCCGTAGAACCGGCAGAGCGCCCGACTCTGCCAGTCCCAGGCGTGTCCGTCGAGACTCCCGTGCGACAGGCGTTTTCCCATCGCTTTCGACAACCCGACTCAACTCAGCCCGAGGAACCGCATTGCATTCTCGTGCTCGATCATGGCGCGGGCCTCGGGCGTCAGGAACTCACTCTTTCGAACCACGCTTCCCACCGGTCGCTCGCCGAGGGGATACGGATAGTCGCTACCGACGAGCACCCGTTCGGAACCCATCGTATCGACGAGGAGTCGAAGGGCGCGCTCGTCGAATACGACGGAATCGACG
This window contains:
- the alc gene encoding allantoicase; translated protein: MTEADFLQLPDLAARSLGGAVVFANDEFFASRENLISPGAPDFDPSEFGHKGKVYDGWETRRRREPGHDFAVVRLGVPGVVEGVVIDTAWFTGNYPPFASVDGVDLVGYPTDQELLDAPWEPVLERVALKGDTANAFAVDDDRRWTHLRLNIFPDGGVARFRVHGHARPDPAFLTGTIDLAALENGGDVVACSNRFYSSPRNIIGLGRSRHMGEGWENARRRDDGNDYVVIRLAGPGCVDHVEIDTSYFVGNAPGAARLSGIPSGDAMSDESSWAELVPRTALLPDCRHRFRVDSPTPVEFVRLDVYPDGGIARLRVSGRLT
- a CDS encoding WhiB family transcriptional regulator — translated: MGKRLSHGSLDGHAWDWQSRALCRFYGAEMFFSPEVETRGARARREQLACSICMSCSVRGECGDYALAAGETHGIWGAMTEHARRRAVRRSTGRDTHSPHRSGFCPPRNGSS